A genome region from Hevea brasiliensis isolate MT/VB/25A 57/8 chromosome 7, ASM3005281v1, whole genome shotgun sequence includes the following:
- the LOC110640690 gene encoding diamine oxidase [copper-containing] 1, peroxisomal, which produces MATAQEKATPSCCSSSNSSSAAAAAATKVLQDWRVTTVSDSPQDPITKRTTMSSLIRPVESLTDPSPPNPTSAKGIPMMARAQTSHPLDTLTAAEISVAVATVRAAGATPEVRDSMRFVEVVLLEPDKHVVALADAYFFPPFQPSLLPRTKGGPVIPTKLPPRQARLVVYNKKSNETSIWIVELSQVHAATRGGHHRGKVISSKVVPNVQPPMDAMEYAECEAVVKAFPPFQEAMKKRGIEDMDLVMVDPWCVGYHSEADAPSRRLAKPLIFCRTESDCPIENGYARPVEGIHVLVDMQNMVVIEFDDRKLVPLPPADPLRNYTAGESRGGVDRSDVKPLQIIQPEGPSFRVNGHFVQWQKWNFRIGFTPREGLVIYSVAYVDGSRGRRPVAHRLSFVEMVVPYGDPNDPHYRKNAFDAGEDGLGKNAHSLKKNCDCLGFIKYFDAHFTNFTGGVETIENCVCLHEEDHGILWKHQDWRTGLPEVRRSRRLSVSFICTVANYEYGFFWHFYQDGKIEAEVKLTGILSLGALQPGEIRKYGTTIAPGLYAPVHQHFFVARMDMAVDCKPGETFNQVVEVNVKVEEPGKDNVHNNAFYAEEELLRSELQAMRDCNPLTARHWIIRNTRTVNRTGQLTGYKLVPGSNCLPLAGSEAKFLRRAAFLKHNLWVTPYARDEMYPGGEFPNQNPRVGEGLATWVKQNRSLEETNIVLWYVFGVTHIPRLEDWPVMPVDRIGFMLMPHGFFNCSPAVDVPPSSSDLDLKDNGITAKPIQNGLLAKL; this is translated from the exons ATGGCCACAGCTCAGGAAAAGGCGACGCCTTCTTGTTGCAGTTCCTCCAACTCTTCCTCTGCTGCCGCTGCTGCTGCAACTAAGGTTTTGCAGGATTGGCGCGTTACCACTGTATCTGACTCGCCACAGGATCCAATCACCAAGAGAACCACCATGTCATCCCTGATCCGCCCTGTTGAGTCCCTCACTGATCCTTCTCCGCCTAACCCCACTTCTGCTAAAG GAATCCCGATGATGGCAAGGGCACAAACCAGCCACCCTTTGGACACTTTAACGGCTGCTGAAATTTCTGTTGCAGTGGCAACTGTCAGGGCAGCTGGAGCAACTCCTGAG GTGAGAGATAGCATGCGCTTTGTTGAAGTAGTTTTACTGGAGCCAGATAAGCATGTTGTTGCATTGGCGGATGCGTATTTCTTCCCTCCCTTCCAGCCCTCATTACTTCCTAGAACTAAAGGTGGGCCTGTAATTCCCACCAAACTTCCTCCCAGACAAGCAAGGCTTGTTGTTTACAATAAAAAGTCAAATGAAACAAGCATATGGATTGTTGAGCTATCACAAGTGCATGCTGCAACTCGAGGTGGCCACCACAGAGGCAAAGTCATTTCATCCAAAGTTGTTCCAAACGTTCAGCCTCCTATG GATGCTATGGAATATGCTGAATGTGAAGCTGTAGTGAAAGCATTCCCTCCATTCCAGGAGGCAATGAAAAAGAGGGGTATTGAGGATATGGATCTTGTAATGGTGGACCCCTG GTGTGTTGGATATCACAGTGAAGCTGATGCTCCTAGCCGCAGGCTTGCTAAACCTCTTATCTTCTGCAGAACCGAGAGTGACTGTCCAATTGAAAATGGTTATGCTCGTCCAGTTGAAGGAATCCACGTTCTTGTTGATATGCAAAACATGGTAGTGATTGAATTTGATGACCGTAAACTTGTTCCCCTACCACCAGCTGATCCCTTAAGAAATTATACTGCTGGTGAATCTCGAGGAGGTGTTGATAGAAGTGATGTGAAACCTCTACAGATCATTCAGCCTGAAGGCCCAAGCTTTCGTGTTAATGGACACTTTGTTCAGTGGCAGAAG TGGAATTTTCGTATTGGTTTCACGCCCAGAGAGGGTTTAGTTATCTATTCTGTAGCATATGTTGATGGTAGTCGAGGTCGGAGACCTGTGGCCCACAGGTTAAGTTTTGTTGAGATGGTGGTTCCCTATGGAGATCCAAATGATCCGCATTATAGGAAAAATGCATTTGATGCAGGGGAAGACGGCTTGGGTAAAAATGCACATTCTCTTAAGAAG aattgtgattgtttgggcttcATCAAGTACTTTGATGCACACTTCACAAATTTCACTGGAGGTGTTGAAACAATTGAGAACTGTGTTTGTTTGCATGAAGAGGATCATGGTATCTTATGGAAGCATCAGGATTGGAGAACAGGATTACCAGAAGTCCGACGTTCTAGAAGGCTGTCAGTTTCTTTTATATGCACTGTGGCTAATTATGAGTATGGATTTTTCTGGCATTTTTATCAG GATGGGAAAATTGAAGCTGAGGTTAAACTCACTGGAATTCTTAGCTTAGGAGCACTGCAACCTGGGGAAATACGGAAATATGGTACAACAATTGCTCCTGGATTATATGCACCTGTCCATCAACACTTTTTTGTGGCACGTATGGATATGGCAGTTGATTGTAAGCCTGGCGAAACATTCAATCAG GTTGTTGAGGTGAATGTAAAAGTTGAAGAGCCAGGAAAGGATAATGTGCATAATAATGCATTCTATGCTGAAGAGGAACTGCTCAGATCTGAATTGCAAGCAATGCGTGATTGCAATCCATTAACTGCTCGCCATTGGATT ATCAGAAACACAAGAACTGTCAACCGGACTGGGCAGCTTACAGGTTACAAGTTAGTACCTGGTTCAAATTGTTTACCACTGGCTGGTTCAGAGGCAAAATTCTTAAGAAGAGCTGCTTTCTTGAAACATAATCTTTGGGTAACACCTTACGCACGTGATGAAATGTATCCTGGAGGAGAGTTTCCTAATCAAAATCCTCGTGTTGGAGAGGGATTGGCTACTTGGGTGAAGCAAAATCGATCCCTTGAAGAAACTAACATAGTTCTATG GTATGTATTTGGAGTGACGCACATTCCTCGATTGGAAGACTGGCCTGTCATGCCAGTGGATCGCATTGGTTTTATGCTAATG